One genomic window of Sphingopyxis sp. OPL5 includes the following:
- a CDS encoding DUF1345 domain-containing protein: MTAKRGFAPGRHIAPVRFLTFAAVLVAISGGALAWGCDTRTALLLGFDAAAAVFLVSIVSLLSGDADAMRQRSEDNDANRASLLAISVLLSLVVLFAVGALIADPGSLGRGDVILIIVTLVLAWLFANMVFTLHYAHLFYLQAKGSDRGGLEVPGTHEPDYWDFLYFAFTLGMTFQTSDVSVTGAHMRRVVLGHCMAAFLFNMGILAFTVNALGGL, encoded by the coding sequence GTGACGGCAAAGAGGGGTTTCGCGCCCGGGCGCCATATCGCGCCGGTCCGTTTCCTGACCTTCGCCGCCGTGCTGGTCGCCATTTCGGGCGGCGCGCTGGCATGGGGCTGCGATACGCGCACGGCGCTGCTGCTCGGTTTCGATGCCGCCGCGGCGGTCTTTCTCGTGTCGATCGTCTCGCTGCTGTCGGGCGATGCCGATGCGATGCGCCAGCGGTCCGAAGACAATGACGCGAACCGCGCGAGCCTGCTCGCCATTTCGGTTTTGCTGTCGCTGGTCGTCCTCTTTGCCGTGGGGGCGCTGATAGCCGATCCCGGCAGCCTTGGGCGCGGCGACGTCATCCTGATTATCGTCACGCTGGTGCTCGCCTGGCTGTTCGCGAACATGGTGTTCACGCTTCACTATGCGCATCTCTTCTACCTTCAGGCGAAGGGAAGCGACCGTGGCGGGCTCGAGGTGCCGGGGACGCACGAGCCGGATTATTGGGATTTCCTCTATTTCGCCTTCACCCTCGGCATGACCTTCCAGACCTCGGACGTCAGCGTCACCGGCGCGCATATGCGCCGCGTTGTGCTCGGCCATTGCATGGCGGCGTTTTTGTTCAACATGGGGATATTGGCTTTCACCGTGAACGCGCTCGGGGGCTTATAG
- a CDS encoding ArnT family glycosyltransferase — MTIAARWRPSVEALALWAILLAALLLRLDGVDFGLPALNDPDEPLFMMTALEMLQKHSLDPGWFGHPGTITLYSLALVIAAVGGIGIATGRFADADALAAAVYADPGIVFLPARVMIVLCGVLCVWLTFRLGKRLGGARIGLVAAAILAVNAVHIEYSQIIRTDIQASVFMLLGALAAVGIAEQGRRRDYLFAGICAGLACATKWPAAAIIMTALGSWAYRLPGERHWSQLAMVVAAAVITLFAVSPYLLIDHATVIANLSGEARPLHPGATGGGFFANLGWYVGGPLLSSLGVGGLLLAAVGLVWGGGKARVWLYVILPFCLLFLAMICFQSLRWERWVVPLLPFAALAAARALCALADLLPRHRLPMAALPVALLILLTPMAWEARIEAAERRHDTRQIASAWLRDHAPSGSSVLIEHAAFDLLAAPFELRTAMGSAGCVDVRDLLSGQIRYSKVDRLRGGGAIVDVGHVDRAKLESCRTDFAVVTNHLRYRADPAGYREELARYDRLLAVGTTRLIVKPRRGERSGPEVHIVQLVPAR; from the coding sequence ATGACGATCGCCGCCCGCTGGCGTCCGTCAGTCGAAGCTCTGGCGTTATGGGCGATCCTGCTCGCGGCCCTTTTGCTGCGGCTCGACGGCGTCGACTTCGGGCTGCCGGCGCTCAACGACCCCGACGAGCCGTTGTTTATGATGACCGCGCTCGAAATGCTGCAGAAGCACAGCCTCGACCCCGGCTGGTTCGGCCATCCGGGGACGATCACCCTCTATTCGCTCGCGCTGGTCATCGCCGCGGTCGGCGGCATCGGCATCGCGACGGGGCGCTTCGCCGACGCCGATGCGTTGGCGGCTGCGGTTTATGCCGATCCCGGTATCGTGTTCCTGCCCGCCCGTGTGATGATCGTGCTGTGCGGCGTGCTGTGCGTCTGGCTGACCTTCCGGCTCGGCAAGAGGCTCGGCGGCGCGCGGATCGGGTTGGTCGCGGCGGCGATCCTCGCGGTCAATGCGGTGCATATCGAATATTCGCAGATCATCCGCACCGATATCCAGGCGAGCGTCTTCATGCTCCTCGGCGCGCTGGCGGCGGTCGGCATCGCCGAGCAAGGGCGACGGCGCGACTATCTGTTCGCCGGCATCTGCGCCGGTCTGGCGTGCGCGACGAAATGGCCAGCGGCGGCGATCATCATGACCGCGCTGGGCAGCTGGGCTTATCGACTGCCCGGTGAGCGCCATTGGAGCCAGCTGGCGATGGTGGTCGCTGCGGCGGTCATCACCTTATTCGCGGTGTCGCCCTATCTGTTGATCGACCATGCGACGGTGATCGCCAACCTGTCGGGCGAAGCGCGGCCGCTACACCCCGGCGCGACGGGCGGCGGCTTTTTCGCCAATCTCGGTTGGTATGTCGGGGGACCGTTGCTGTCGTCGCTGGGCGTCGGCGGATTGCTGCTCGCCGCCGTCGGCCTCGTCTGGGGCGGCGGCAAGGCGCGTGTCTGGCTCTATGTCATCCTGCCTTTCTGCCTGCTGTTCCTCGCGATGATCTGTTTTCAGTCGTTGCGTTGGGAGCGCTGGGTCGTGCCGCTGCTGCCGTTCGCCGCGCTCGCCGCGGCGCGCGCCTTGTGTGCGCTCGCCGACTTGTTGCCGCGCCATCGGTTGCCCATGGCGGCGTTGCCCGTGGCGCTGCTCATCCTGCTGACGCCCATGGCCTGGGAGGCGCGGATCGAGGCGGCCGAGCGGCGGCACGACACGCGCCAGATCGCGTCGGCGTGGCTGCGCGATCACGCGCCGTCGGGGAGCAGCGTGCTGATCGAACATGCCGCGTTCGACCTGCTCGCCGCGCCGTTCGAACTGCGCACCGCGATGGGGTCGGCGGGATGTGTCGACGTCCGCGATCTGCTGTCGGGACAGATCCGTTATTCGAAGGTCGACCGCTTGCGCGGCGGCGGGGCGATCGTCGATGTCGGCCATGTCGACAGGGCGAAGCTGGAATCATGCCGTACCGATTTCGCGGTCGTCACCAACCATCTTCGCTATCGTGCCGATCCGGCCGGCTATCGCGAAGAACTGGCGCGGTACGACCGGCTCCTCGCGGTCGGCACGACCCGCCTGATCGTCAAGCCCCGGCGCGGCGAGCGGTCGGGTCCGGAAGTGCATATCGTCCAACTGGTTCCCGCGCGCTGA
- a CDS encoding FdhF/YdeP family oxidoreductase, producing the protein MAGEKPRYKSYNSPAGGWGAAAATAKVLLEQSVVGKGSRALLSMNQPGGFKCPSCAFPDASCTKTLEFCENGAKALAHEATKFRVTREFFAQHSVTALMKQSDYWLEMQGRLTEPMRYDAATDHYVPVSWDDAFALIGTHLRALGDPNQAEFYTSGRTANETAFLYSIFVREFGTNNFPDCSNMCHEPTSRGLPHSIGVGKGTVILDDFEHAEAIFLIGHNAGTNAPRMMTPLVEARKRGVPIVAVNPMPERALIRFTEPQDVVQMATFGSTEISSEFVHIAIGGDLALLKGMMKVLFEREAAGEAVLDHAFIAEHTAGYEALHDDIMAQDWTEIVAVSGVDEAQIRRCAEIYIRSSATIICYGMGITQHQEGSRLVQQIANLLMLRGNYGKPGAGISPIRGHSNVQGDRTVGIDEKPSQAYLDKVRDVFGFEPPRAEGHHSVESVAAMQAGTAKVFIGMGGNFVRAVPDTDHAYAAMRKLKLTVGIATKLNRGHLVHGQDALILPVVARSERIETAKGEQFVTIEDSMSNVTASRGVLKPASEHLLTETEIVCRMAMATLPDSKVDWARYIDDYDAIRDKIAAVYPAIYDGFSERIKNPAGFHLDIPPRRRVWATPNGKANFLILPGLHANAPVADPAMLRLATVRSHDQFNTTVYSYNDRYRGVYGDRMVLFVNAEDRADRGFEQGARVALETISDDGVARRVEGLTLLDYPMSRGAVAGYYPELNPLLPLAFYDKISGCPAAKSIPVRIVAAEESAA; encoded by the coding sequence ATGGCCGGCGAGAAGCCTAGATACAAAAGCTACAACAGCCCCGCCGGCGGCTGGGGCGCGGCGGCGGCGACCGCGAAGGTGCTGCTAGAACAGAGCGTGGTGGGCAAGGGCTCGCGCGCCCTGCTGTCGATGAACCAGCCCGGCGGTTTCAAATGCCCGAGTTGCGCCTTTCCCGACGCAAGTTGCACCAAGACGCTCGAATTTTGCGAAAATGGCGCGAAGGCGCTGGCGCATGAGGCGACGAAGTTTCGCGTCACGCGCGAGTTCTTTGCGCAGCACAGCGTCACCGCGCTGATGAAACAGTCGGACTATTGGCTGGAAATGCAGGGCCGGCTGACCGAACCGATGCGCTATGACGCGGCGACCGACCATTATGTACCGGTGAGCTGGGACGATGCCTTCGCGTTGATCGGCACGCATTTGCGCGCGCTGGGCGACCCCAACCAGGCGGAATTCTATACCTCGGGACGCACCGCGAACGAGACCGCCTTCCTCTATTCGATCTTCGTGCGCGAGTTCGGCACCAACAATTTCCCCGACTGTTCGAACATGTGCCACGAGCCGACGAGCCGCGGGCTGCCGCATTCGATCGGGGTGGGGAAGGGCACGGTGATCCTCGACGATTTCGAGCATGCGGAAGCGATTTTCCTGATCGGACACAATGCCGGAACCAACGCGCCGCGGATGATGACCCCGCTGGTCGAGGCGCGCAAGCGCGGGGTGCCGATCGTCGCGGTCAACCCGATGCCCGAACGCGCGCTGATCCGCTTCACCGAGCCGCAGGATGTCGTCCAGATGGCGACCTTCGGTTCGACCGAGATCAGCAGCGAATTCGTCCATATCGCGATCGGCGGCGACCTCGCGCTGCTCAAGGGCATGATGAAGGTGCTCTTCGAGCGCGAGGCGGCGGGCGAGGCCGTGCTCGATCATGCGTTCATCGCCGAACATACCGCAGGGTATGAGGCGCTGCATGACGACATCATGGCGCAGGACTGGACCGAGATCGTCGCGGTGTCGGGGGTCGATGAGGCGCAGATCCGGCGCTGCGCCGAAATCTATATCCGCTCGTCGGCAACGATCATCTGTTACGGCATGGGTATCACCCAGCATCAGGAGGGTTCGCGGCTGGTGCAACAGATCGCCAACCTGCTGATGCTCCGGGGCAATTACGGCAAGCCGGGCGCGGGCATCTCGCCGATCCGCGGCCATTCGAACGTCCAGGGTGATCGCACCGTCGGTATCGACGAGAAACCGAGCCAGGCGTATCTCGACAAGGTGCGCGATGTGTTCGGGTTCGAACCGCCGCGCGCCGAGGGGCATCATAGTGTCGAATCGGTCGCGGCGATGCAGGCCGGAACCGCCAAGGTCTTCATCGGCATGGGCGGCAATTTTGTCCGCGCGGTCCCCGACACCGACCATGCCTATGCGGCGATGCGCAAGTTGAAGCTGACCGTCGGGATCGCGACCAAGCTCAACCGCGGGCATCTGGTGCATGGTCAGGATGCGCTGATCCTGCCGGTGGTCGCGCGCTCCGAACGCATCGAAACCGCGAAGGGCGAGCAGTTCGTGACGATTGAGGATTCGATGTCGAACGTCACCGCGTCGCGCGGGGTGCTCAAACCCGCGAGCGAGCATTTGCTGACCGAGACCGAGATCGTCTGCCGCATGGCGATGGCGACCTTGCCCGATAGCAAGGTCGATTGGGCACGCTATATCGACGATTATGACGCGATCCGCGACAAGATCGCCGCGGTCTATCCCGCCATCTACGACGGCTTTTCGGAGCGGATCAAAAACCCCGCCGGCTTCCACCTCGACATTCCACCGCGGCGCCGGGTGTGGGCGACGCCGAACGGCAAGGCGAATTTCCTGATCCTGCCGGGGCTGCACGCCAACGCCCCTGTCGCCGATCCGGCTATGCTGCGGCTCGCGACGGTGCGGTCACACGACCAGTTCAACACCACGGTGTACAGCTATAACGACCGCTATCGCGGCGTGTATGGCGACCGGATGGTACTTTTCGTCAACGCCGAGGATCGCGCCGATCGCGGGTTCGAACAGGGCGCGCGGGTGGCGCTGGAGACGATCAGCGACGATGGCGTCGCGCGGCGCGTCGAGGGGCTGACCCTGCTCGACTATCCGATGTCGCGCGGCGCGGTCGCGGGCTATTATCCCGAACTCAACCCGCTGTTGCCGCTTGCCTTCTATGACAAGATCAGCGGCTGCCCGGCGGCGAAATCGATCCCGGTGCGGATCGTGGCGGCGGAGGAATCGGCGGCGTGA
- a CDS encoding FadR/GntR family transcriptional regulator, which translates to MRVTKAASLADDLVQRFEEQIESGDMPAGSRFPTEKAITEAFGVSRTVVREAYSRLAARGLLVSRRGSGAYVADGARYRAFQIAADEFSEIEDVLRLLEMRMGFEAEMADLAARRRTDADLEAIRDALDAMENSEDVDASVVADAAFHAAIAAATRNDYFLRFTQFLGVRLVPSRKLYLQGSDRQRHQHYARTINRDHQAIYDAILAGDPAAARRAARRHMDKSIARYRAMQDGLPAEAAED; encoded by the coding sequence ATGAGGGTAACCAAGGCGGCATCGCTGGCCGACGATCTGGTCCAGCGCTTCGAGGAACAGATCGAGTCGGGCGACATGCCCGCCGGATCGCGCTTCCCAACCGAAAAGGCGATCACCGAGGCGTTCGGGGTCAGCCGCACGGTGGTGCGCGAAGCCTATTCGCGCCTCGCCGCGCGCGGACTGCTGGTGTCGCGCCGCGGATCGGGCGCCTATGTCGCCGACGGCGCGCGCTATCGCGCCTTCCAGATCGCCGCCGACGAGTTCAGCGAGATCGAGGATGTGCTCCGCCTCCTCGAAATGCGCATGGGGTTCGAGGCCGAAATGGCCGACCTCGCCGCACGCCGCCGCACCGATGCCGATCTGGAAGCGATCCGCGACGCGCTCGACGCGATGGAGAATAGCGAGGACGTCGACGCCTCGGTCGTCGCCGACGCCGCTTTCCACGCCGCGATCGCCGCGGCGACGCGCAACGATTATTTTCTCCGCTTCACCCAGTTTCTCGGCGTGCGCCTGGTCCCCTCGCGCAAACTCTATCTGCAGGGCAGCGACCGGCAACGGCACCAGCACTATGCGCGCACGATCAACCGCGACCATCAGGCGATCTACGATGCGATTCTGGCCGGCGACCCGGCGGCGGCGCGGCGCGCGGCACGGCGGCACATGGACAAATCGATCGCCCGCTACCGCGCGATGCAGGACGGCCTGCCCGCGGAGGCGGCCGAGGACTGA
- a CDS encoding NAD-dependent epimerase/dehydratase family protein: MILTEDLTAIDRQLAPYWAGLDGARIFMTGGTGFIGRWMLEALAFSDCDAEVVILSRDPDAFAARAPHLASRFEFVAGDVMDFAAPPGRFTHVIHAATDASAALNANDPRRMFDTIVTGTRNALDLAIERQAGRVLFLSSGAVYGAQPWDVGHVAEDWHGGPDPRDPKSSYGEGKRAAELLCAIYGQQFGLDVVTSRIFALLGPLLSLDIHFAAGNFIRDAMAGRAIRIESAGTAVRSYLYAADLTAWLWLMLLRAPRGATWNMGSEEAVSIADLARRTAAVLGGPGVEVLGQADAGWNPGRYVPSTAAIRSRLGVAPTITLDAAIRRTAIFNGWIE, encoded by the coding sequence ATGATCTTGACCGAAGACCTGACCGCGATCGACCGCCAGCTGGCGCCTTACTGGGCGGGGCTGGACGGCGCGCGCATCTTCATGACCGGCGGCACCGGCTTCATCGGGCGCTGGATGCTCGAAGCGCTGGCATTTTCGGATTGCGATGCCGAAGTGGTGATCCTCAGCCGCGATCCCGATGCCTTCGCGGCGCGCGCGCCGCATCTGGCCAGCCGATTCGAGTTCGTTGCCGGCGACGTCATGGATTTCGCCGCGCCGCCGGGCCGCTTCACCCATGTCATCCACGCCGCGACCGATGCTAGCGCGGCGCTCAACGCGAATGACCCGCGCCGCATGTTCGACACCATCGTCACCGGTACCCGCAACGCGCTCGATCTCGCGATCGAGCGGCAAGCGGGGCGGGTCCTCTTCCTGAGTTCGGGGGCGGTCTATGGCGCCCAGCCGTGGGACGTCGGCCATGTCGCCGAGGATTGGCATGGCGGCCCCGACCCGCGCGATCCCAAATCATCCTATGGTGAGGGCAAGCGTGCCGCCGAACTGCTCTGCGCCATTTACGGCCAGCAGTTCGGGCTCGACGTCGTGACGTCGCGTATCTTCGCGTTGCTCGGCCCCTTGCTGTCGCTCGATATCCATTTCGCGGCGGGCAATTTCATCCGCGACGCGATGGCGGGGCGGGCGATCCGGATCGAAAGCGCGGGGACCGCCGTCCGCTCCTATCTCTATGCCGCCGATCTTACCGCCTGGCTGTGGCTGATGCTGCTGCGCGCGCCGCGCGGCGCGACATGGAACATGGGGTCGGAGGAAGCGGTGTCGATCGCCGACCTCGCGCGGCGCACCGCCGCCGTCCTCGGCGGCCCGGGGGTCGAGGTGCTGGGACAAGCCGACGCCGGGTGGAACCCCGGTCGCTATGTCCCCTCGACCGCGGCGATCCGCAGCCGGCTCGGCGTCGCGCCGACCATCACCCTCGACGCGGCAATCCGCCGCACCGCAATTTTCAATGGATGGATAGAATGA
- a CDS encoding GtrA family protein, whose product MSRVVTARFLRLGKPLRFLMVGGVNTAFGLSFYPLLLWSVPLFAVHYMVALAIAQAVCLCFAFTTYKLAVFRTRGNVLREFGTFASFYLANYAANWLALPLLVEVGGVPPMIAQTGFTLIVIVGSWFWHNRVTFRDNGAR is encoded by the coding sequence ATGAGCCGCGTGGTGACCGCGCGTTTCCTCCGCCTCGGGAAGCCTTTGCGCTTCCTGATGGTCGGCGGCGTCAACACGGCGTTCGGTCTCAGCTTCTATCCGCTGCTGCTGTGGTCGGTGCCGCTGTTCGCGGTCCATTATATGGTCGCGCTCGCGATCGCGCAGGCGGTGTGCCTGTGCTTTGCCTTCACGACCTACAAGCTTGCGGTCTTTCGCACGCGGGGTAATGTGCTGCGCGAATTCGGGACCTTCGCGAGCTTTTACCTCGCCAACTATGCCGCCAACTGGCTGGCGCTGCCGCTCCTTGTCGAAGTCGGCGGCGTACCGCCGATGATTGCGCAGACCGGCTTCACGCTCATTGTGATCGTCGGCAGCTGGTTCTGGCACAATCGTGTCACCTTCCGCGACAACGGCGCGCGATGA
- a CDS encoding thiamine pyrophosphate-binding protein, whose amino-acid sequence MSQIKLSDWVAQTLADRGITDVFMLTGGGAMHLNHSLGTHPALTTTFTHHEQALSMAAEAYYRLTNRLAVVNVTSGPGGTNAITGVYGAFVDSIGMLVISGQVKTETTVRHTGLPLRQYGDQELDIEELVRPVTKYAVMVTDPRSIRYHLEKSLYLATSGRPGPVWLDIPLDVQAAKIDPHDLLPGFDPAELDEPWKRGDLDAVATEILERIAKADRPVVFAGSGVRLSGAHAQFLTLIERLGVPVVTGWNAHDALWTDHPLNCGKPGTVGDRGGNMVTQSADLLLVLGSRLNIRQVSYNWKSFARGAYKIWVDIDPVELAKPTVVPDMPVTADLAELIPALLAQPYAGPTEGQREWLGWARQRVAKFPTVLPEYRDHATLVHPYVAMDELFGQLGGEDIVVTGNGSACVVGFQAAHLHSGQRLWTNSGCATMGYDLPAAIGVCTATKGQQRVIAIAGDGSIMMNLQEMQTIAGYGLPVKVILINNSGYVSIFQTQRNFFNGQEVGGGPKSHVTFPDFSKVAGAFGFAYARAENHAELAGAIAATLAADGPAFCEIMVDEHVGFAPKLGAKQHPDGRITSPALEDLSPFLPREVLEANMRIALMDEE is encoded by the coding sequence ATGAGCCAGATCAAGCTCTCCGACTGGGTCGCCCAGACCCTCGCCGACCGCGGCATCACCGACGTCTTCATGCTGACCGGCGGCGGCGCGATGCACCTCAACCATTCGCTCGGCACCCACCCCGCGCTGACGACGACCTTCACCCATCATGAGCAGGCGCTGTCGATGGCCGCCGAGGCCTATTATCGGCTGACCAACCGGCTCGCGGTGGTCAACGTCACCTCGGGTCCCGGCGGCACCAATGCGATCACCGGCGTTTACGGCGCCTTCGTCGATTCGATCGGCATGCTGGTAATTTCGGGGCAGGTGAAGACCGAGACGACGGTGCGCCACACCGGGTTGCCGCTGCGCCAATATGGCGACCAGGAACTCGATATCGAGGAACTGGTCCGGCCGGTCACCAAATATGCAGTGATGGTCACCGACCCGCGCTCGATCCGCTATCACTTGGAAAAATCGCTCTATCTCGCGACCAGCGGCCGGCCGGGGCCGGTGTGGCTCGACATCCCGCTCGACGTGCAGGCGGCGAAGATCGACCCCCACGATCTGCTGCCGGGTTTCGACCCCGCCGAACTCGACGAGCCGTGGAAGCGGGGCGACCTCGACGCGGTCGCGACCGAGATTTTGGAGCGCATCGCCAAGGCCGATCGCCCCGTCGTGTTCGCGGGCAGCGGGGTCCGGCTGAGCGGCGCGCACGCGCAATTCCTGACGCTGATCGAGCGGCTCGGCGTGCCCGTGGTCACCGGCTGGAACGCGCATGACGCGCTGTGGACCGACCACCCGCTCAATTGCGGCAAACCCGGCACGGTCGGCGACCGCGGCGGCAATATGGTGACGCAGAGCGCCGACCTGTTGCTTGTGCTGGGAAGCCGGCTCAACATCCGGCAGGTCAGCTACAATTGGAAAAGCTTTGCGCGCGGGGCGTACAAGATCTGGGTCGATATCGACCCGGTCGAACTCGCCAAGCCGACCGTCGTCCCCGACATGCCGGTGACCGCCGACCTTGCCGAGCTGATCCCCGCGCTGCTCGCGCAGCCCTATGCCGGGCCGACCGAGGGGCAGCGCGAATGGCTCGGCTGGGCGCGGCAGCGGGTCGCGAAATTCCCGACCGTGCTGCCCGAATATCGCGACCATGCGACACTGGTGCATCCCTATGTCGCGATGGACGAACTGTTCGGCCAGCTTGGCGGCGAGGACATCGTCGTCACCGGCAATGGTAGCGCCTGCGTCGTCGGTTTCCAGGCGGCGCATCTGCATTCGGGACAGCGGCTGTGGACCAATTCGGGCTGCGCGACGATGGGCTATGACCTGCCCGCCGCGATCGGCGTCTGCACCGCGACCAAGGGACAGCAGCGGGTGATCGCGATTGCCGGCGACGGCAGTATCATGATGAATTTGCAGGAGATGCAGACGATCGCCGGATACGGTCTGCCGGTGAAGGTGATCCTGATCAACAACAGCGGTTATGTCTCGATCTTCCAGACCCAGCGCAATTTCTTCAACGGGCAGGAAGTCGGCGGCGGGCCGAAGAGCCATGTGACCTTCCCCGATTTCTCGAAGGTCGCGGGCGCTTTCGGTTTCGCTTATGCGCGCGCCGAAAACCATGCCGAGCTGGCCGGCGCCATCGCCGCGACGCTCGCGGCCGACGGTCCCGCCTTTTGCGAGATCATGGTCGACGAGCATGTCGGCTTCGCCCCCAAGCTCGGCGCGAAGCAGCATCCCGACGGGCGCATCACCTCACCCGCGCTCGAGGATTTGTCGCCCTTCCTGCCGCGCGAGGTGCTGGAAGCGAATATGCGCATTGCGTTGATGGACGAGGAATGA
- a CDS encoding molybdenum cofactor guanylyltransferase — MKTLGAVLAGGRSSRFGSDKAAALLAGQSLLDHALAALRPHVDAVVVVGRAIEGQPMIADWPAPDLGPMGGIAGALRHAEKEGFEQLLCISVDCVRLPADLHALLDPAPAYLASQPVISLWPVSARGAFEKQLIEGDDRSVRRFGNSIGARAVASDFVPPNINSVADLDRETSL, encoded by the coding sequence ATGAAGACGCTCGGCGCCGTGCTCGCGGGCGGGCGCTCGTCGCGCTTCGGGTCGGACAAGGCGGCCGCGTTGCTCGCGGGGCAGAGTCTGCTCGACCATGCGCTCGCGGCGCTGCGCCCGCATGTCGATGCCGTCGTGGTGGTCGGTCGCGCGATCGAAGGTCAGCCGATGATCGCCGACTGGCCGGCGCCTGACCTCGGGCCGATGGGCGGCATCGCGGGAGCGCTGCGCCATGCCGAAAAGGAAGGCTTCGAACAATTGCTCTGCATCTCGGTCGATTGCGTCCGCCTGCCCGCCGACCTGCACGCGTTGCTCGACCCCGCACCCGCCTATCTCGCGAGCCAGCCGGTGATCTCCCTCTGGCCGGTGTCGGCACGCGGCGCGTTCGAAAAACAGCTGATCGAGGGCGACGACCGCTCGGTCCGCCGCTTCGGCAACAGCATCGGCGCACGCGCCGTCGCCAGCGATTTTGTCCCGCCGAACATCAACAGTGTCGCCGACCTCGACCGCGAGACAAGCCTATAA
- the fdhD gene encoding formate dehydrogenase accessory sulfurtransferase FdhD: MTQLQTLSLAMRRLDFAGTDDAATLRDLPIEAPVSVEVCGIGYAVMMATPSDLEDYAVGFALGEGLVETAAQIRSIDVHPVEGGVALRIWLPPERTEKALERARKRVSESSCGLCGMENIEQVLRPLPAIAARIVTDRAAIAAALAALPDHQPLGRATGAAHAAAFCNPNGDILRVREDVGRHNALDKLIGALARDGIDPGSGFILLSARCSYELVEKTVRAGCPMLVTISAATSLAAERAVAAGLTLVTLARADSALIVGDTRGMIA; encoded by the coding sequence ATGACGCAGCTGCAGACCCTTTCCCTGGCGATGCGCCGGCTCGATTTCGCCGGAACCGACGACGCCGCGACGCTGCGCGACCTGCCGATCGAGGCGCCGGTGTCGGTCGAGGTTTGCGGCATCGGCTATGCCGTGATGATGGCGACACCGTCGGACCTGGAAGATTATGCGGTCGGCTTCGCGCTCGGCGAAGGACTGGTCGAAACCGCCGCGCAAATCCGGAGCATCGACGTGCATCCGGTCGAGGGCGGCGTTGCGCTGCGTATCTGGCTGCCGCCCGAACGGACCGAAAAGGCGCTCGAACGCGCGCGCAAGCGGGTAAGCGAAAGCAGCTGCGGGCTGTGCGGGATGGAGAATATCGAACAGGTGCTGCGCCCGCTGCCCGCGATCGCGGCGCGGATCGTGACCGACCGCGCCGCGATCGCGGCGGCGCTGGCGGCCTTGCCCGATCATCAGCCGCTCGGCCGCGCGACGGGCGCCGCGCATGCCGCCGCCTTTTGCAACCCCAACGGCGATATCCTTCGCGTCCGCGAGGATGTCGGGCGGCACAATGCGCTCGACAAATTGATCGGCGCGCTGGCGAGGGACGGCATCGATCCGGGCAGCGGTTTCATCCTGCTGTCGGCGCGCTGCAGTTATGAGCTGGTCGAAAAGACAGTGCGTGCGGGCTGTCCGATGCTCGTCACGATCTCGGCGGCGACCAGCCTTGCCGCCGAGCGCGCGGTCGCGGCGGGACTGACGCTCGTCACGCTGGCGCGCGCGGATTCGGCGCTGATCGTCGGCGACACCCGCGGGATGATCGCATGA